In the genome of Notamacropus eugenii isolate mMacEug1 chromosome 5, mMacEug1.pri_v2, whole genome shotgun sequence, one region contains:
- the LOC140507495 gene encoding olfactory receptor 2A12-like — MGSSSKYLGGYWFPLPLFNAKVPRLHHLFFSSKGLAVSTSPATNHSFVTEFILLGFTSDSTSNKILFIIFLLLYLCSVLGNGLTIILICLDSHLHTPMYFFLSSLSLLDMGYVTTTMPQMLVHLLSSSKFISFEGCWLQMYVFSALGLTECILFVVMAYDRSVDICFPLRYMLILNWDLCVRLVVGTWASGFLFSLIHTFFTMNLPFCGPNMINHYFCEGPSVRILACMDTYLIEMVDLVLSIFIIVGPLSLILISYVRITLAILKIKSTQSRWKAFSTCASHLTVVSLFYAPAIYIYMRPTSSYNPERDKKVSLFYNVFTALLNPVVYSLRNKDMKAAFIKVVLSNRIV, encoded by the coding sequence ATGGGATCTTCAAGTAAGTATTTGGGAGGGTACTGGTTCCCTCTGCCCTTATTTAATGCTAAGGTCCCTAGGTTacatcatctctttttttcttccaagggCCTGGCTGTCTCAACGTCCCCAGCAACAAACCACAGTTTTGTTACTGAATTTATCCTGCTTGGCTTCACCAGTGACTCCACCTCAAATAAGATActtttcatcatctttctccttctctacctctGCTCAGTCCTGGGCAATGGACTCACCATCATCCTCATTTGCCTGGATTCTCATCTCCACACACCTATGTACTTTTTCCTCAGCAGCCTCTCTCTACTGGACATGGGCTATGTCACTACCACAATGCCTCAGATGTTGGTGCAtctgctttccagttctaagttcATCTCCTTTGAAGGTTGCTGGCTACAGATGTATGTATTTAGTGCTCTGGGTCTCACTGAGTGCATCTTGTTTGTGGTCATGGCTTATGACCGTTCTGTAGACATCTGCTTCCCCCTGCGTTACATGCTCATCCTCAATTGGGATCTGTGTGTCAGGTTGGTGGTAGGGACCTGGGCTTCTggtttcctcttctctctaatACATACCTTTTTTACCATGAATCTCCCCTTCTGTGGTCCTAATATGATCAACCACTATTTCTGTGAGGGTCCCTCAGTCCGGATACTGGCCTGCATGGATACATACCTTATAGAGATGGTGGACTTAGTCCTGAGTATCTTCATCATAGTAGGACCCCTGTCACTCATCCTGATCTCCTATGTCCGCATCACCTTGGCCATCCTCAAGATCAAGTCTACTCAAAGCCGTTGGAAGGCCTTCTCTACTTGTGCTTCTCACCTAACTGTGGTCAGTCTGTTCTATGCACCTGCCATATACATCTATATGAGGCCCACTTCCAGCTATAACCCAGAGAGAGACAAGAAGGTCTCACTTTTCTATAATGTGTTCACTGCCCTGCTCAACCCTGTGGTCTATAGTCTTAGGAATAAGGACATGAAGGCAGCATTCATCAAGGTAGTACTGAGCAACAGAATAGTCTGA
- the LOC140507496 gene encoding olfactory receptor 2D3-like has product MGPDCLNVPSNKLGFTSDLTSNRILFIIFLLLYLCSVLGNGLTIILIYLDSHLHIPMYFFLSILSSLDIVYVTTTIPQMLVHLLSNSKLMSFEGCWLQMYVFSALGISECILFVVMAYDRYVAICFPLRYMLILNWDVCVRLVVGTCGSGLFFSLVHTFFTMNLPFCGPNMINHYFCESPSVRVLACMDTYITEMVDLVLSILMIVGSLSLILVSYVCITLAIFKIKSTQSLYKAFSTCASHLTVVTLFFAPAIYIYMRPTSSYNPERDKQISLFYNVFTALLNPVVYSLRNKDIKVAFIKVIVRNRVV; this is encoded by the exons ATGG gGCCTGACTGTCTCAATGTCCCCAGCAATAAACTTGGCTTCACCAGTGACCTCACCTCAAATAGGATCcttttcatcatctttctccttctctacctctGTTCAGTCCTGGGCAATGGACTCACCATAATTCTCATCTACTTAGATTCTCACCTCCACATACCTATGTACTTTTTCCTCAGCATTCTTTCCTCCCTGGACATAGTATATGTCACTACCACAATACCTCAGATGTTGGTGCacctcctttccaattctaagttAATGTCCTTTGAAGGTTGCTGGCTGCAAATGTACGTATTTAGTGCTCTGGGTATCAGTGAGTGCATCTTGTTTGTTGTCATGGCTTATGACCGTTACGTAGCCATCTGCTTCCCACTGCGCTACATGCTCATCCTCAACTGGGATGTATGTGTGAGGTTGGTGGTAGGGACCTGTGGCTCTGGTCTCTTTTTCTCCCTAGTCCACACCTTTTTTACCATGAATCTCCCCTTCTGTGGTCCTAATATGATCAACCACTACTTCTGTGAGAGTCCCTCTGTCCGGGTACTGGCCTGTATGGATACATACATTACAGAGATGGTAGACTTAGTCCTGAGCATCCTCATGATAGTAGGGTCTCTGTCACTCATCCTAGTCTCCTATGTCTGCATCACCTTGGCCATCTTCAAGATCAAGTCCACCCAAAGTCTCTATAAGGCCTTTTCCACTTGTGCTTCCCACCTAACTGTGGTCACTCTGTTTTTTGCACCTGCCATATACATCTATATGAGGCCCACTTCCAGCTATAACCCAGAGAGAGACAAGCAGATCTCACTTTTCTACAATGTGTTCACTGCCCTGCTCAACCCTGTGGTCTACAGTCTTAGGAATAAGGACATAAAGGTAGCATTCATCAAGGTAATAGTGAGGAACAGAGTGGTCTGA